The sequence CCATTGAGCGAAATCCCAATTATCACGCCCTGATGCTACTTGATTCTTATCAGCATTTTGAATATGTGCCGAAATATTGGGAGCCACTGGCTTTACTACATTTCCGAAAACCATTTCGAGAGCTTCAACTCCGGAAGTTGCACCAATGGATTCATAAGTTTTCCTTTCATCATCTGTGAAAGTTTTACCAAGACCAGCAGCAGCACCATCAATAATGGCTTTAATTCTTCCACTTTCATACTCTTTGAGTTTAGTTTCAGCGGTTGTTTTGGCGGTTTCAGCGGTTGTTTTAGCATTATTCACCGCCGTGAATTCATTTTGTAATGATTCCAATACTGCTGTATCAGAACTTTGAGCATTTACGCCCTTCAGAGCGAATGCAGCAATTAATAACTGTTTCATATTGTTATCGTTAAAATTTTCTTGTGGTTGTTGTGATTGTGGTTGCAGTTGTGGAAAACCCATAAATGCACTTACTGCGGGCGAAGGAACAGATGTAAGTAAGGCAGCATACATATTGTATACTTCCGTTTCTCCAACATCTTCAGGAACGAAAGAAGGATAAACAGTATCAACTGAAGCGGGAATAACTTCTGAAACCAAACCAAGATCAAGAGCTTCCTGAGCACTTAACCAGGTGTCAGCTTCAAGCCATGTTCTGACTTCTTCTTTAGATTTTCCAGTTCTTAAGATTAATTTATGTTCAAAGTTATCTTCCATTAATCGCAAAAGCTTAGCGCTTGACTCATGATCCTTTGCATTTCCATAGGAGCCACTTGAGGGTGCGTGAATCATCACGTATCCATTATTAACTATTTTCACTTTTTTGGAGGATAGTATGATAACAGCACCCATCGAGGCGGCTAATCCATCTATAATAATAGTAATGTCTGCATTAGATCTTTCAATGGCATTACACATGAGATTTCCAGCGAAAACACTCCCGCCATAAGTATGCATTCTGATTGTAATTTCAGAATACTTGCTTTCAAGCATATTTAAATAATATACGAAGTCCTGACCATCATATTCCCATATGGTTCCGTACATCGTGAGCGTATTGTCTTTAATTCCGAATATCATGTGTTCGATTGATTTTCAGCAAACTTAAAACACTAAAACACGGCTTAATAAATACTCCGCAAGGGTTGCCACTTTTTTAAAAAAGGGTCTCTAATTTTTGGAAGTTTGGCCAAAAGTGTACAATGGCAAAAAGAGTTAACAATGAGCCAATGCGCGCGTATGCTGAAAAATTGTTTGTTGAAGAAGGAATGACCGCCAAGGCTATTGCAGCTGCAACAGATGTAACGGAACAGACTATAGGGCGTTGGCGTAAAGGAATACAGGGTGATATCTCCTGGGACGAAAAAAGACAAAGACATTTATCAGCTCCAAATAACATTAAGAATGTCTTAATGACTGAACTCAGTGATCTTGCTGAGGGAAAAGAATCACGAATTGATGTGAAAGCAATTTCAGCCGTAACCAAGGCAATTGAATTACTATCTGACAAAGTTTCTGCTCAGATTGTAATGGCTGTTTTTAAAGAATTTGACTCTTGGATGGCCATTCAAGATCCGGAAGCCGCTATATCATTTCTTGAGTGGCATAAAATATTTCTCCTATACAAAGCACAACAGGAACAATAATGAGTACAACAGATTTTAAATTAACAAAAGCCTTTGAAAAAATGCTCCAGGATTATGATGAGCATTGCAAAGGTATTAAACAATCTACTGGCTCAGGACTTAATCCAAACGAAACACCTACAGAAAGGAGAAAACAAAGATTAGAATGGGAAAAGGATTATATCACATGGTTTGAAGAATTTTTCCCGCATTATGCAAAAGTTAAATGTGCCTGGTATCATAAGAAACTGGCAGATTTAATCATTAAGAATCCTGTTTGTGATGTATTGGCTGAAATTTACCGTTCCGGAGCCAAGTCCGTTCATATCGACTTGGGTATTCCATTATATCTGTACGTAACCGGACAGCTTAAATTTATGCTTCTTTTTGGACAAACAGATAAGAAAGCTAAAAAGCTTATTTCTGATATCCAGGGAGAATTCTGTTATAATCAAAAATTCGTTCACTATTATGGTAAGAAGTTCAAATATGGGGACTGGTCAGATGGGGACTTTACCACCACTGACGGGGCCAAGTTCATGACTTCAACACCAGGGCAATCACCAAGAGGACTTCGTGAGGGTTCATCACGTCCGGATTATATTGTATTTGATGATGTTGATACAAGACAGCGTGTTAACAATGATGATCTTTCTACTAAGCTATTTGACTTCGCCTGGGAAGATGCCAAAGGTACATTTGATGAGGGTTCACCGTATCGTAGATTTGTTGTGGCAAACAACAACTTCCATAAAAACACATTGATTAACCAACTTAAGGAAGAATTTAAGGTCATTACCAAGAAACTGAAGGAAGCCGGGCTTAAATCCACTTTCTTCACTCTAACGGTTCCTGCAGTTAAGGACCTTACCACATTTGAACCAAACTGGCCAGAAAAGACTTCTGCTGAATACTGGAAGCTAAAATATTTATCTACCCCATACAGATCATTCATGCGTGAGTATATGCATGTGCATATTGTAGAGGGTAAAATCTTTAAAAATGAATGGATTCAATACAAACAGCGTTTACAGTTCCGGGCTTATGATGCTTTAGTGTTTTATGGTGACCTTTCCTATAAAGATGAAGGAGATTTTAAGGCAATGATTTTTGCTGGAAAAATTGGAAGGGAATTTCACATTCTAAACTCTTTTGTTCGGCAGACCTCAAGATATAACACCGCTCTTTGGCTTTATGAATATGTGAAGGATAATAATCTGTTAAGCTACAATATCTCATACTACATTGAAGGTCTTTTTGCCCAGGATGAATTTGTGAGCGATTTTGATGCCGTTGGTGATGAGCTTGGCTGGTATATCCCAGTGGTTGCAGATGAAAAAAGCAAGGCAGGAAAATTTGACCGTATTGAATCCATGCAAGGATATTTTCAACGTGGTAACATTTGGTTCAATGAAAAAAATAAAGGATCTACAGACAATTATGAATTGGTAAATCAATTATTAGCCTTTTCAAGAGGCAGTGGAGCCCACGATGATGGTCCTGATGCTTTTCAGTCAGCCCTTAGTAAATTAAATGTTGCTGCTGCTCAAAATAAAATACCCCCCAGGACAACAAGCCGAAAAGAACTCCAAGACCGTAACCCTAATAGATATTAAATTATGTTTATAACAGATGACGATTACAGCGTTTTAGTACGCAAAGAAATAAAGGACATTCTTCTTGAGGATTATTTTAAGGCAGAAGAAATCAGCGAAAGCGGAATCAATCAACGAAATACGAAGCTTGTAACTGCTGAACAAATGGCAATTCACCAGGTGAAAAATTATCTATCCGGAAAATATGACGTTCATAAAATCTTTACTAAAACAGGAGAAGAAAGAAACAGTCATATAGTAATGATAACACTTGACTGTGCGCTATACCATCTCTACACACCTTTCCCTCGAAAGATGCCAGAAATAAGAGCACAAAGATATCAGGATGCTATTGACTGGCTAAAGTTAGCAGCTAAAGGAGAAAACACAGCAGATCTTCCACCCATAACTGATGGCAGTGGTAATAATATGATTGGGATAAAAATAAGCTCAAAATATACTCCCGAAAACAACAGATGGTAAAATAAATGTTTAAACAATGTTTAAACTCAAAATAAACACACTTAAAAACAATTCTAATGAGAATATTCGGTTTTGATTTTTCACGCCAAAAAAGCCCCGTTTCTGCCGTTCCTGAAAAAAAAACAACAGGAAGGAGAAACCCCAAAATAACACAGGTTGTAGAATCATTCAAAGATAGCAGTCGAAAGGATATCCAAAAATGGAGACAAGCAATGACCGCAGCAAATAATCCTGAAGACCCAAAGTTTACTCTATATCATGATCTTGTTGACGACCTTATGACAGATGGCCACCTACAGTCTCAGGTAGAGATGAGAAAGTCATCAACTCTTAATACAGATTACCAAGTAATCAACAGGAAAACAAAAAAGGTAAATGAAGACATTACATTTATCTTACAACAACAATGGTTTTACAGGTTTTTAGACGGCTGTATTGATGAAACTATAAGAGGTACTAATTTAGCTGAATTTATCTCCTTTCAGGACGAAAAAATTGTAATGAACTTTTTACCACGTCGTAATATAGTCCCCACAAGAAAGAAGATTTTTCCAGATATTACGAAGCCTCAGTTTATTGATTATAATAATCCAGCCTTTGATCCCTGGTTACTTCAGATTGGAGAAAACTTTAACCTTGGTATTATTAATAATATTATTCCAAATCTAATCTGGAAAAGAAATGTTATGCAGGCATGGTCTGAATTCTGTGAGAAATTTGGAATGCCTCTAATCACAGCAACAACTAATACTGCTGATTCAAAAGTTGTTGATGCAGTTCATGAAATGCTTTTAAATCTTGGACAAGCTTCTGTAGGAACTTTTCCCGTAGGTACAGATATTAAGTTTCAAGAAGCCAACAGGCAAGATGCCTATCAGGTTTATCATCAATTCATGCTGGCTAATACAAATGAAATATCAAAAGTTTTAGTTGGATCTACAATGTTAAGTGACCAAGGAACCAACAGATCACAAACGGAAGTACATGAAAGATCACTAGACAATAGAATTGCTCAGGCTGATAAAAGAAAAATCCAATTCCTAGTTAATGACCAATTGTTCCCATTATTAAGACTACAGGGATACAATATCACTGAAGACGATATTTTCGAGTGGAAAACAGCCGAGCAGGAAACGTCCTTAACAGAGTTATGGACTATTACATCAGGATTATTAAATAACGGCTATGAAGTCCAACCGGAATGGATGTCCCAAACCTTCAACATACCAATTGAAGGCAAAAAAAAAACTCTGACGCTGGAACCTTCAGCTAATATTGCAGCTGGTTATTTTCCTACAAAGCCAGTTGCAACCCTTAAACAAGATCGTTATGATTTTACTTGTACATGTGGTAAACATAACTCACCTATTGACAGTATTTCAGGGGATAATATTAAAAAGCTTGTAAAGAAGCTTGTAAAAGCAGTTTTTGACAAAAAGAATATTGAAGGGGCAAAAGGAGAACTGATTGCATCTGAAGCATTACTAATGGTGAAAGGGCTTAGGAATAATTTCAAAACATTTAATCCCTACACAGGGCCGGATTTACTTGTATTACAAATGATGGAATACAATGTGTTTGAATTTTCCGCAAGTAAAACAGAAGCACGTTACGCTTCAATGATGGAATTAATGACAGATGGAGATTCAGGAATTCGTGATTATAATGAATTTGAAAAATTGTGTCTTGAAAAAACAGACGATCTTAATACCAGGTATCTTCAGACAGAATATAACCTTTCAGTCGCAGTTGGTCAAAATTCGGCAGCCTATGTCCGTTTTATGGCTGAAAAAGACACAGTAACAGACCTTGTACAATACCAAACAGTAGGTGATGAAAATGTCCGGGAAGCTCACCAGGTTTTAAACGGGAAAATATTTTCACTAAATGATCCGGAGGCAATGAAACTTTGGCCGCCCAATGGATTTGGATGCAGGTGTGAAATGCTCCAATACATTGGATCAGGAAAAGCGATATCAGGGAGATCTGCAACAGAGCTTATCTATTCCAGAGATGGAAATTACAAAGGATCTCAGTTTGAGATAAACAGAGGTGATCTTAAGAAAGTGTTTACACAAAAACAATTCTACAGTGTTAATAAGGGCCTTTCTGCTGATTTAAATAAAATGACATACAATGAATATGGTTTAAAAAAGTGGAACGATTTAAAAGCGAACTTGAAGCCTATCCAATTAGATAAAACTATCAATGCAAACAATGTTGGAGAATTGTTCAAAAAGGAGAAGAAATCCGACTACATGGGCTACACTGATTACCTGGGTAGAAAAATGGTTTTACCTGAAAAAACATTCAACAGTAATACTTCAGGCAAAGCCCTCAAAGAAGACAAACACAAACTATTTCCCCATATAAGAGATATTCTAACTACTCCGGATGAAGTATGGTTAAACGAGTATGAAAAAAACACTTTTGCATCTAACTATGTTAAACATTACAATGATCGCGCTGTTATTGTCAAGGTCAATATTAATGATAAGATGGAGGGACTTGAAGTCCTAGACTGGTACAATTTGAACAATGATGATGCTAAGCAAAGAACAGGCATCAAAATAAAATAATTATATGGCTACTACAAAATTAATGATGCTTGTAGACCTATCGGCTAAGTTATTTAATAACGGATTGCAGAGGTTACAAAGCAGATGGAGTCAGGGCGTGGATCGAATGAAGGCTAAATATCAATCCTTGATTGATATGGTTCCCGGACTTGATGGAGCCCTTGATAAACTTAAAAACCCATCGGTGGTTTTTGGTGCTGCATTTATGGCAGCCTTTGGTTTTTTAAGCCAGGCAACAAAAATGGCCAATGATTGGGAAGTAAAGATGGCTGAGATTAACGTAACCGCCGGACTCTCAAAAAAAGAGCTTCGGGGGTTGTCAGATCAACTCCTTGATATCGGATCTCGGAACTCATCCAATTTAGATGAAGTCCCAAAGGCGTTTTCAAGGATTATCAGTGCTGGATTAGATGTAAATCAATCATTGACGGCATTGGAACCAACCATGAGAGCAGCAAAAGCAGGATTTACTGATGTTGAAACGGTTGCAGGTGCTGGAGTTGCCACGATGATGTCTTCAGGCAAAGACATCAATACGGTTTATGATGTCCTTTTTGAAACAGTAAAGGAAGGTAACGCAGAATTCAAAGACATAGCAAGATATCTTCCAAAAGTAATTCCACTAGCACGTAGTGTTGGTTATGAGCTGGAGTCAACTGCCGGTGCCTATGCTTCGTTAACTACTAAGCTAAGTGCCGAACAGTCTACAACTGCTCTGGAAGGGATTATGAGAACTTTATCTAACGCTGATGTTGCATTTGGTAAAACAGACAAGAAAACCGGAAAATACATTAGTGGCTTCCGTTCTTTAGGAATTAATATTTTTGATTCAGCAGGAAAAATCAGACCGTTGATCGACATTGTTATGGAAATTAATAAACAAATGGACGGGCTAACGGATGCTAATAGGATTAAGAAATTAAGTGCGCTTGGCTTTGACCAATCAACTGCTTTAGGTTTCAATACTCTTGCTCAAGATGTAGAGGGGCTAAAAAAGGCTACTCTTGCAACTTCATCTGCACAAGGATCACTTGACCAGGCTTACATTGATTCATTGACACCAATGGAGCAATATCAGGTTATTCAGAATAATATTAAAGCTTCAATGATAAAACTAGGACAGGCGGCACTACCTTATCTTACTGCGGGACTTCAGAAAGCTGCACCATTATTTCAATGGATGTATCGTAATGTAGATACTTTAATTCCTGTTTTTGGTGCTTTTATTACCACACTTGGAATTCTTACCGTGGCAACCTGGGCGTGGAATTCTGCATTATTAGCCAATCCTGTCACATGGATAATTCTTGGGATTTCTGCGTTAATAGCAATTATAGTACTGGCTATTGCAAAATATGATGAATGGGGCGCAACATTACTTTTATTTATGGGTCCAATAGGCCGTATTATTTCTGCTCTTAAAGGGATATATGACCATTGGGATTCTATTAAAAAAGCTTTTAATGATGGCGGAATAATTGGTGCGCTGGAAAGAATTGGAATAGTTTTATTGGATGTCATTGTCCAGCCTATTGAGCAAATGCTCAGCATGATGTCACATTTGCCAGGAAGCTTGGGAAGAGCGGCTAAGGATATGCAAGGAACCGTTAGGAAATTTCGTGAAGACATGGATCTTGTTGATACACCTGAAGAAGCATTGAAAAAGAAAAGACCTGAATATCTTGAGGCAATGAAAGCACATTCTGAAAAATTGCTTGAGCCTAAAAACAAATTTGATCCTAAATCATTGTATGGAACAGAAGGAGGAGAATTTGCAGAACCAGGAAAAGATACTGAAGCTAAAAAGAAAAAGCTTAAAGAAGGGGTAAATAAAGCTACAGGAGAAGCTAGACAAGTCAGAAATATTACAATAACGATAGGTTCTTTAAACAATGGTGGAATTAATGTTAAAAATGATGAATTCAGAGGAATGACAAAAGCAGATGTAGAAAATTGGTTTAATGAGTCTATGATGAGAGTATTACGTAACGTAGAAACTTCTTAGTATGAGTGTAGAATTTCAAGGTGAATTTTTAGAAAAATTAAGAAGAGTAAATAAAGCAGCTTTTCTTAATAGATGTATTGGGCAAGTTGGCGTTATAGCCGTCAACTTTTCCAAAGAAAGATTTGTACAGAAAAATTGGGCGGACCGAAATCGGGAAGCCTGGGCTCCAAGGAAGCGCAGGGCTCGCGGGTCTATCCTTGTTAGATCTGCCAGATTAAAAAGAAGTATCCGAAAAATAGCACAAGGCAGCTATTATGTTTTTATTGGAACAGATGTTCCTTACGCTCAAATTCACAATGAAGGTGGAAACATTAATAAAACAGTTAGAATTAAGGCGCATACCAGACGAACTTCACCAAGAAGAACAAGAGATAGTCGTGGAAGATATCAAAGAAATGAAGGAGGAGGATCAACCCAAAATGTAAGAGCACACACCAGGAGAATGAATTTTACAATGCCAAAACGTCAATTTCTTGGTGAATCGGCACTGTTAAACAGAAGAATCGAAAGATTTTTATCACGCGAATTAGACAATGAAATAAGTAGAAACAGCTAATGAAAGCATTTTATAGTAAATTAGTAGAAACCTTTGAAAAGGATGAAATAAAGAATGAATATAGTTCAAATGGACTTGATTATCCAAAGTTTATTGATTTATATGGTGGACAAGATCTAGGTCCGGAAAGCTTTGATATATATCCATATCCGGCCATATTTGTTACCTGGAGTATAGATCACCGCCAAAATCCATCATTGGTAACAGTGACCTTTAGGCTTTGTTTTGAACAATACAGAGATACCAGTAGTTTAGGAAGAAATACAGAAGAAGCTCTGAAATTCCTTGATTATATTGAAATGACGGATAGAATACTCCGAAAATTTGAAAGTCCAGATACCGGGAAACTGGAGCCTGCTACTGAAGAGCTAAATATAGAACCCATTGTAACAGATCAGTATATTCTTGTTTACAATTGTAGCTATAAAAATAAAAAAATCACCCCTGATTCCAAGGGTGAGTATAAGGATATCACTGTTAAAAGTGGCTTGTACACAAAGATATTTGATTAAATTTCGACATTATCAACGTACCATTTACCGCGTTTTTTATTAATCCGGAGTTGGTACGTTTTTAATTCTGTATATCCGTTTAAACGACGTTTAAAGAATCTTTCAACTCGCTTTTTTACTTCAGATGAAAGCTCTTTATCTTCAAAAGTCAATCCGTACATTGCTTTTTTTACAACAACTAATCCGGAATAATCTACATTTTCATAAGGATTGTCCGGACGATGCTTGAAAACTTCCCCATTGCTTCTTGATGGATTGATCTGTGCCGACACTCCAAACCAACAAAAAACCAAAATAAAAATGGAGTTTTTTCTAAAAAGATAAACGCCAAAAACCCTGGTCATCATATCTTGTAATATTAAAGTTAGCTAACATTTTAAATCCTTTTTTGCTTAAAATATCAATATCTGCTTTTGGATCTGCATATTTTTTCCATATCGGAAAAACCGCTAAATACTTTCCATAAACAGCAGATATAGCCCATTTTTTAACACCTCTTTTCTCAAGATCTTTATTTTCACCATCCATGTAGCTGCCATACTTTATTAATAGAACATCTGATTTATCTTGAGTATTTTCATACTTTAAATTATTAACATCATCGTCTGAACGATCAGTAACAAGCTGATAATTCCGACCTGTATCTGTAATCAATTGTTCAACCGTTTTTTTAAATTCTAATGAATCTAATTTGCGAAAATTAGTTTGCGAAAATGCAAAAATGGGTAGTAACAAGAATAATAATTTTTTCATATTATGATGGTATTTTGATTTCAAAATTAGTCAATTGCTGTGAAGTAGCCAAACCAAAACAAATCTGAGGGCTTTACAGTTTCACCCTCTTTCAATGTGAATTCAATTGTGGTTTCAGAGATTAACTCATAGTTCCAACTTCTTGCAACAGACATTCCCATCATGTTATTTTCTAAAGCGTCAATAACATTGACAATAATATGCTTCTGGCCGTTAATGGTAAATTTTTGCATGGTATAAAGGTATTTTTTAGTTAATAAAAATGGCTACGGTTTTCCGTAGCCGTTTACATTGTTGTTATTGTAATTGTTGGTATAACTGATTTTTGACTATTGTCAGTGTATTTCCTGAGTAACTTCCAGGTGAAGCATCAAAATAGATATCAAATTCAACCAGGTAATTAAGTAAAGCTTCAGCCATGTAGAATTTTAACTTTAATTTAAAAGCTTTTTTGCTGGTTCTGTTAGATATGGCTTTTTTTAAAAGCTTTTCCCGAAGTTCTATACATATCGAAACGATTGTCTTAAGATTTCTTTTTAACCCTGTGAATTCAATAGTATCAAGTTCTGCCATTACACTATTAATTACAGACAAATGATTGTTGTCAATATTGATCGTTACATTCATAATATAACATAGTTGTTTTTATCTCTCTTTTTTGTGGAAAGAGTTCTCCAGTTAAAGCCTTTTTTCTCAAAATGTGGAAGATCCTTAAATGTTTTCCAATTTCCGCCCCAATCCCAGCCGTTTTTTGCGAAGATTTTAACGCATTCATACCAATCTGCAACGCCATCATTGTCCCAATCTTTTGCCGTATCCCAACTGGCAGTCTTTCCATCAATAATTAAAACGATATCGACGGCCAATCCATAGTTATGGATACTCTGACCCGCTTTGGCATTAGTTACCTTTTTTCCTGCTTTTACTCGACCTATTGCATAAAGTTCATCCTGTTCTGCAAAGGTTCGTAAACCTTGTGAAATTCTTACCTGAGCACGACCTGTTAAACTGGCATTGCATTCATTGATAATCTTTGTTACTTCGTCTTTTACACTTGGGTGTAGTTTAGAAATTCTTTCCTGTGTTACTTTGTCCATAATATTTAAAAATTAAAGGTTAATTGATTTCCATTGCAGCCCTCTTTCTCCTGTAATTTTTTCAGCTCCCGTTTAGCGGGTATTCCTAAGTAAGTACCATAGGTTCTTATAGAAATATGATAGTTTGGCTCAATGTATTTATGGAAAATCTCTTTATAAGTAAATCGACCACTAGATTTATGCTCCAGTGTGATTTCCTGAATCTTTACAATTTTCTTGTAGTAATTAGTTTTATTATAAGCCATACAGAATAATGAGTATATTTGCAATTGTCAACTTGCAAGCTCGTGGTCTTTATGGCTATGGGCTTTTTTAATTTTCAGAAGGGAATGGAAGCTTATTTTTATGATACCATTCTTTAGTTCCTGGTCTTTTAGCTGAATTATTATATTTAGTTCTCAAGCTTTTAAACTGTTTAATCAGTGGCGGAAACTCTGACGCTGTATAATCTTTCAAAGCTTTCTTTGAAGGGCTTAATTCCAACATAAAACGGTTAAATGGGCCCCAATCATCCGGATCATATAATCCAATATACTGAGCATCTTTTAAAATCACAGATCTAAGGCTTTTTAAGTGCTGTTCTGCATACTGATTATTCAATTCTTCATATACTGTTGATTGCTTTGGAAAAAATGAATAATAAAGGCTTTCAAGTTCTTCAGGAGTAAGCTCATGAATATTTCCAGTTCTGTAATTTGTATGCATCCAAATCGAGCTTTGAAGTGCTTCAGGTTTAAATTTTTTAATGAGTTGCTCTCTCATAATTGCATTTGTTATCATATTTTTGTGTTTAAATGGGGTTTAAATAGCTTTTAATTCTTCTTTTTTTCAAAATATTTCATGGAAATATGATGCATTAATAGGCTGCCTATTACTGACCCTGCTAAATAAACAAACATCATAATTGTATTATCAAAGTTTTGAACCACGTTTCTTATTACAAGAAGCCAAATCCCATTACTCAAGACACTTGAAATTGCATGAAAAGTCAAACTATTGCTATTCCTAGCTCTACTAACCAACGTAAAGCTGGCATTCTGAAGCACTACAAGTGCAAACATTTTTAATATTTCAATCATTGTTTAAAAATTTGTTCCCAGGAGCGGAATCGAACCGCTCCATAAAACCGTTTGGGATATTTTTTTAAAATTCTAAAGAACTTTGATAAGGCACTTCTAAATCATAATATTTTCTGAAAGCCTTACCTAATTTTTCTTTAATTATTAGCCTTTCCTTTTCATTAACATGGTTTTGATCTGCTAAATAATTATTATG is a genomic window of Chryseobacterium nakagawai containing:
- a CDS encoding head maturation protease, ClpP-related, which translates into the protein MIFGIKDNTLTMYGTIWEYDGQDFVYYLNMLESKYSEITIRMHTYGGSVFAGNLMCNAIERSNADITIIIDGLAASMGAVIILSSKKVKIVNNGYVMIHAPSSGSYGNAKDHESSAKLLRLMEDNFEHKLILRTGKSKEEVRTWLEADTWLSAQEALDLGLVSEVIPASVDTVYPSFVPEDVGETEVYNMYAALLTSVPSPAVSAFMGFPQLQPQSQQPQENFNDNNMKQLLIAAFALKGVNAQSSDTAVLESLQNEFTAVNNAKTTAETAKTTAETKLKEYESGRIKAIIDGAAAGLGKTFTDDERKTYESIGATSGVEALEMVFGNVVKPVAPNISAHIQNADKNQVASGRDNWDFAQWQKEDPKGLEKLATQDPEKFQTLFNAKYQS
- a CDS encoding helix-turn-helix domain-containing protein, with translation MAKRVNNEPMRAYAEKLFVEEGMTAKAIAAATDVTEQTIGRWRKGIQGDISWDEKRQRHLSAPNNIKNVLMTELSDLAEGKESRIDVKAISAVTKAIELLSDKVSAQIVMAVFKEFDSWMAIQDPEAAISFLEWHKIFLLYKAQQEQ
- a CDS encoding phage protein Gp36 family protein encodes the protein MFITDDDYSVLVRKEIKDILLEDYFKAEEISESGINQRNTKLVTAEQMAIHQVKNYLSGKYDVHKIFTKTGEERNSHIVMITLDCALYHLYTPFPRKMPEIRAQRYQDAIDWLKLAAKGENTADLPPITDGSGNNMIGIKISSKYTPENNRW
- a CDS encoding phage portal protein family protein; protein product: MRIFGFDFSRQKSPVSAVPEKKTTGRRNPKITQVVESFKDSSRKDIQKWRQAMTAANNPEDPKFTLYHDLVDDLMTDGHLQSQVEMRKSSTLNTDYQVINRKTKKVNEDITFILQQQWFYRFLDGCIDETIRGTNLAEFISFQDEKIVMNFLPRRNIVPTRKKIFPDITKPQFIDYNNPAFDPWLLQIGENFNLGIINNIIPNLIWKRNVMQAWSEFCEKFGMPLITATTNTADSKVVDAVHEMLLNLGQASVGTFPVGTDIKFQEANRQDAYQVYHQFMLANTNEISKVLVGSTMLSDQGTNRSQTEVHERSLDNRIAQADKRKIQFLVNDQLFPLLRLQGYNITEDDIFEWKTAEQETSLTELWTITSGLLNNGYEVQPEWMSQTFNIPIEGKKKTLTLEPSANIAAGYFPTKPVATLKQDRYDFTCTCGKHNSPIDSISGDNIKKLVKKLVKAVFDKKNIEGAKGELIASEALLMVKGLRNNFKTFNPYTGPDLLVLQMMEYNVFEFSASKTEARYASMMELMTDGDSGIRDYNEFEKLCLEKTDDLNTRYLQTEYNLSVAVGQNSAAYVRFMAEKDTVTDLVQYQTVGDENVREAHQVLNGKIFSLNDPEAMKLWPPNGFGCRCEMLQYIGSGKAISGRSATELIYSRDGNYKGSQFEINRGDLKKVFTQKQFYSVNKGLSADLNKMTYNEYGLKKWNDLKANLKPIQLDKTINANNVGELFKKEKKSDYMGYTDYLGRKMVLPEKTFNSNTSGKALKEDKHKLFPHIRDILTTPDEVWLNEYEKNTFASNYVKHYNDRAVIVKVNINDKMEGLEVLDWYNLNNDDAKQRTGIKIK
- a CDS encoding phage tail tape measure protein translates to MATTKLMMLVDLSAKLFNNGLQRLQSRWSQGVDRMKAKYQSLIDMVPGLDGALDKLKNPSVVFGAAFMAAFGFLSQATKMANDWEVKMAEINVTAGLSKKELRGLSDQLLDIGSRNSSNLDEVPKAFSRIISAGLDVNQSLTALEPTMRAAKAGFTDVETVAGAGVATMMSSGKDINTVYDVLFETVKEGNAEFKDIARYLPKVIPLARSVGYELESTAGAYASLTTKLSAEQSTTALEGIMRTLSNADVAFGKTDKKTGKYISGFRSLGINIFDSAGKIRPLIDIVMEINKQMDGLTDANRIKKLSALGFDQSTALGFNTLAQDVEGLKKATLATSSAQGSLDQAYIDSLTPMEQYQVIQNNIKASMIKLGQAALPYLTAGLQKAAPLFQWMYRNVDTLIPVFGAFITTLGILTVATWAWNSALLANPVTWIILGISALIAIIVLAIAKYDEWGATLLLFMGPIGRIISALKGIYDHWDSIKKAFNDGGIIGALERIGIVLLDVIVQPIEQMLSMMSHLPGSLGRAAKDMQGTVRKFREDMDLVDTPEEALKKKRPEYLEAMKAHSEKLLEPKNKFDPKSLYGTEGGEFAEPGKDTEAKKKKLKEGVNKATGEARQVRNITITIGSLNNGGINVKNDEFRGMTKADVENWFNESMMRVLRNVETS
- a CDS encoding phage virion morphogenesis protein; translation: MSVEFQGEFLEKLRRVNKAAFLNRCIGQVGVIAVNFSKERFVQKNWADRNREAWAPRKRRARGSILVRSARLKRSIRKIAQGSYYVFIGTDVPYAQIHNEGGNINKTVRIKAHTRRTSPRRTRDSRGRYQRNEGGGSTQNVRAHTRRMNFTMPKRQFLGESALLNRRIERFLSRELDNEISRNS
- a CDS encoding M15 family metallopeptidase — encoded protein: MDKVTQERISKLHPSVKDEVTKIINECNASLTGRAQVRISQGLRTFAEQDELYAIGRVKAGKKVTNAKAGQSIHNYGLAVDIVLIIDGKTASWDTAKDWDNDGVADWYECVKIFAKNGWDWGGNWKTFKDLPHFEKKGFNWRTLSTKKRDKNNYVIL
- a CDS encoding DUF1145 domain-containing protein codes for the protein MIEILKMFALVVLQNASFTLVSRARNSNSLTFHAISSVLSNGIWLLVIRNVVQNFDNTIMMFVYLAGSVIGSLLMHHISMKYFEKKKN